The proteins below come from a single Gemmatimonadota bacterium genomic window:
- the rplN gene encoding 50S ribosomal protein L14 yields MVQQESIVDIADNSGARRALVIRVLGGSGRRYASIGDMVVLTVKDAIPGGGVKKGEVVRGVVVRTRKEIRRRDGSYIRFDDNAAVLVTDQKEPRGTRIFGPVGRELREKKFMKIVSLAPEVV; encoded by the coding sequence ATGGTCCAGCAGGAATCGATCGTCGACATTGCGGACAACTCGGGCGCCCGTCGCGCCTTGGTGATCCGCGTTCTCGGAGGCAGCGGCCGACGCTACGCGTCCATTGGGGACATGGTGGTGCTGACTGTCAAGGATGCCATCCCCGGAGGGGGAGTGAAGAAGGGCGAGGTCGTTCGCGGCGTCGTGGTACGCACCCGGAAGGAGATCCGTCGCCGAGACGGATCCTACATCCGGTTCGATGACAATGCGGCGGTGCTGGTCACGGACCAGAAGGAGCCGCGTGGTACGCGCATCTTCGGCCCGGTGGGGCGGGAGCTCAGGGAGAAGAAGTTCATGAAGATTGTTTCCCTCGCGCCGGAAGTCGTTTAG
- the rpsQ gene encoding 30S ribosomal protein S17, with translation METTRGVRKTRTGEVVSAGGEKTAVVAIHRRVKHPLYGKIINKTSKVMVHDEDNVCAVGDVVRVMETRPLSKHKRWRFLETVRKVK, from the coding sequence ATGGAGACTACGAGAGGCGTCCGAAAGACAAGGACCGGGGAAGTGGTCTCGGCCGGCGGGGAGAAGACCGCTGTCGTGGCCATCCACCGCCGCGTCAAGCATCCGCTTTACGGGAAGATCATCAACAAGACTTCCAAGGTCATGGTCCACGATGAAGACAATGTCTGCGCCGTGGGAGATGTCGTGCGAGTGATGGAGACGCGGCCGCTGTCGAAGCACAAGCGGTGGCGGTTCTTGGAAACCGTCCGCAAGGTCAAGTAG
- the rpmC gene encoding 50S ribosomal protein L29 — protein sequence MNIQEMRQLTLDDLKAQRVDLRTEYFNLKFRLTTQPLDNPLHIRRVRRDIARVETLIREKATPATHGQTPPGEG from the coding sequence ATGAATATTCAGGAAATGCGGCAGTTGACCCTCGACGACCTGAAGGCGCAGCGCGTGGATCTTCGGACGGAGTACTTCAACCTGAAGTTCCGTCTGACCACCCAGCCCCTGGACAACCCGCTGCACATTCGCAGGGTCCGGCGAGACATCGCCCGGGTCGAGACACTCATCCGCGAGAAGGCAACGCCCGCCACTCATGGGCAGACACCGCCCGGGGAGGGCTGA